In Acidovorax sp. 106, the following proteins share a genomic window:
- a CDS encoding tripartite tricarboxylate transporter substrate binding protein codes for MFNTRHNALRTPTFRSGKALWALALLVLSTAVGLPNAVAQTFPAKPIRSVAPYSPGSGPDAVMRILSERLSRNWGQQLVIDNKPGANGFIAIGDAKRAAPDGYTLLQVDNTHMALQPHVFKQLPYDPAKDFEPVAPVYFTNFFVVVAANSPWKDVGDLIKAAKAAPGDITYGSWGIGSVAHVGAAMLEAATGTKMMHVPYKDMGSVYTSVAMGDIKWAFGTAATAGPMYQAKKVKFLALAAPQRLAGFTDIPTMGEAGGPTGFEVKTWVGLFAPAGTPKAAIEKINADVGKVLATAEVKERLATFGFEPYIGPPAELTKAIERDSRTFGEVVKRAKIALD; via the coding sequence ATGTTCAACACCCGACACAACGCCCTACGTACCCCAACGTTCCGCAGTGGTAAAGCGCTTTGGGCCCTGGCCCTCTTGGTTCTATCGACCGCCGTGGGCTTGCCCAACGCCGTGGCGCAGACCTTCCCCGCCAAGCCCATCCGCTCCGTCGCGCCGTATTCGCCCGGCAGTGGCCCTGATGCGGTGATGCGCATCCTCAGCGAGCGGTTGTCGCGCAATTGGGGACAGCAACTCGTCATCGACAACAAGCCGGGTGCCAACGGATTCATCGCTATCGGCGACGCCAAGCGCGCAGCGCCAGACGGCTACACCCTGCTGCAGGTGGACAACACGCACATGGCCTTACAGCCCCATGTGTTCAAGCAGCTGCCCTACGACCCGGCCAAAGATTTTGAACCCGTGGCGCCGGTGTATTTCACGAACTTTTTTGTGGTGGTGGCCGCCAATTCTCCGTGGAAGGATGTGGGTGACCTGATCAAGGCGGCCAAGGCTGCGCCGGGCGACATCACTTACGGCTCCTGGGGCATCGGCAGCGTGGCCCATGTGGGCGCGGCCATGCTCGAAGCAGCGACCGGCACGAAGATGATGCATGTTCCGTACAAGGACATGGGTAGCGTCTACACCTCTGTCGCCATGGGTGACATCAAGTGGGCGTTTGGCACAGCAGCGACGGCTGGGCCGATGTACCAGGCCAAGAAAGTGAAGTTTCTGGCCCTTGCCGCCCCCCAGCGTCTGGCGGGCTTTACCGACATCCCGACCATGGGAGAAGCGGGCGGCCCGACGGGGTTTGAAGTGAAAACCTGGGTGGGCTTGTTCGCGCCCGCTGGCACGCCCAAGGCGGCCATCGAGAAGATCAATGCCGACGTAGGCAAGGTGCTGGCCACCGCGGAGGTCAAGGAGCGCCTGGCGACCTTCGGCTTTGAGCCGTACATCGGCCCGCCAGCCGAACTCACTAAAGCCATCGAACGCGATTCGCGCACGTTCGGTGAAGTCGTCAAGCGCGCAAAGATTGCCCTGGATTGA
- the maiA gene encoding maleylacetoacetate isomerase, translated as MKLYSFFRSGTSHRLRIALNLKGLAYEQVAVDLRREEHLAPAFKAVNPQQFVPVLEADSHRMIQSPAIIEWLEERYPHPPLLPTDMADRAQVRALAAIVGCDIHPINNRRILEALRHRFGADETAVNDWCGTWIAAGFDAIESLLARNPQRGDFCFGNQPTLADVYLVPQVESARRFKVDLARWPRIQAVDAACGQLDAFRKAAPGAQPDAS; from the coding sequence ATGAAGCTCTATTCCTTTTTTCGAAGCGGAACCTCCCACCGTCTGCGCATTGCGCTGAATCTGAAGGGGCTTGCCTATGAGCAGGTGGCGGTCGACTTGCGGCGCGAGGAGCATCTGGCCCCCGCGTTCAAGGCAGTCAACCCGCAGCAGTTCGTACCAGTCCTAGAGGCTGACTCGCACCGGATGATCCAGTCGCCAGCGATCATCGAGTGGCTCGAAGAGCGCTATCCGCATCCGCCGCTGCTGCCCACCGACATGGCCGATCGCGCGCAGGTGCGCGCCCTCGCAGCCATCGTGGGCTGCGACATTCACCCGATCAACAACCGCCGCATTCTGGAGGCCCTGCGCCACCGCTTTGGTGCCGACGAGACAGCCGTGAATGACTGGTGCGGTACCTGGATTGCGGCGGGCTTTGACGCGATCGAATCACTGCTGGCGCGTAACCCGCAGCGCGGTGATTTCTGCTTTGGCAATCAGCCCACGCTGGCCGACGTCTACCTGGTCCCGCAGGTCGAGAGCGCGCGCCGATTCAAGGTCGATCTGGCGCGTTGGCCGCGGATACAAGCCGTGGACGCGGCCTGTGGGCAGTTGGACGCGTTTCGCAAAGCGGCGCCGGGTGCGCAGCCCGACGCCAGCTGA
- a CDS encoding fumarylacetoacetate hydrolase family protein, with the protein MTTTTYLWTPPPVYSLPVRGRSERLPIHRLFFVGRNYHAHAVEMGRPVDKAVEVPFYFTKAPSTLVESGATVAYPPGTHNYHHEMELVLAIGGSGFRVSEADAHRLIYGYACGLDMTRRDLQLVARDKGRPWDLGKDVEQSSVVSEIVPLPEVVLGQGNLELSVNGTVRQKSDLSKLIWNIPELIADLSKFYHLQPGDLIFTGTPEGVGPVLAGDHVEGHIEGVGSISLNVGPAE; encoded by the coding sequence ATGACGACCACCACCTACCTCTGGACACCACCGCCCGTCTATTCACTGCCTGTGCGGGGCCGCAGCGAGCGCCTGCCCATCCACCGGCTGTTCTTTGTGGGCCGCAACTACCACGCGCATGCGGTCGAGATGGGGCGCCCGGTGGACAAGGCGGTGGAAGTGCCGTTCTACTTCACCAAGGCACCGTCCACGCTGGTGGAGTCTGGCGCGACCGTGGCCTACCCACCTGGCACCCACAACTACCACCACGAAATGGAGCTGGTGCTGGCCATCGGCGGTTCGGGTTTTCGCGTGAGCGAGGCCGATGCGCACCGCCTCATCTACGGCTATGCCTGCGGCCTGGACATGACGCGCCGCGACCTGCAGCTGGTGGCGCGCGACAAGGGCCGCCCGTGGGACCTGGGCAAGGATGTGGAGCAGTCCTCCGTGGTGTCAGAGATCGTGCCCCTGCCCGAGGTGGTGCTGGGCCAGGGCAACCTGGAGCTGTCGGTCAACGGCACCGTGCGCCAGAAGTCCGACCTGTCCAAGCTGATCTGGAACATCCCCGAGCTGATTGCCGACCTGTCCAAGTTCTACCACCTGCAGCCGGGTGACCTGATCTTTACCGGCACGCCCGAGGGCGTAGGCCCTGTGCTGGCGGGCGACCACGTTGAAGGCCATATTGAGGGCGTAGGCAGCATCTCGCTCAACGTCGGCCCGGCGGAGTAG
- a CDS encoding 2Fe-2S iron-sulfur cluster-binding protein yields the protein MDILVQPLNRVIRTKPGVNLLDALRAAQIPMSYSCLSGRCGICRCRVLHGEVLDGGREQQRPLDGMDGAVLACQTYVTEPCTIEVPAPEEAVVHRARSAKATVVAIEPLAADIRRLLIKVAKPIAFSPGQYMQIAFTPTHVRPYSMANLPGEDLLEFHIQLMPRGRVSSYIAEQLKVGDKVKVKVSGPLGAAYLRQQHTGPMLCVAGGTGLASVLSVVRGAVAAGMRNPIHLYFGLRSPRELYGLAWLDELRSLHPALKVHVVVASGADPATQRRGLVTQAIEQDHASLRGWHAYLCGSPPMVETTTLLALGKGMETSHIHAEAFYMQGD from the coding sequence ATGGACATCCTTGTTCAACCGCTTAACCGCGTGATCCGCACCAAGCCCGGCGTCAATCTGCTCGACGCTTTGCGCGCAGCGCAGATTCCGATGTCCTACTCCTGCCTGTCCGGCCGCTGTGGCATCTGCCGGTGCAGAGTGCTCCATGGCGAAGTGCTTGACGGTGGGCGCGAGCAGCAACGCCCGCTGGACGGCATGGACGGCGCCGTTCTGGCTTGCCAGACCTATGTGACCGAGCCTTGCACGATCGAAGTACCCGCCCCCGAAGAGGCGGTAGTACACCGGGCGCGCTCGGCCAAGGCCACGGTGGTAGCCATCGAGCCGCTGGCCGCAGATATCCGGCGCCTGCTGATCAAGGTAGCCAAGCCCATTGCGTTCTCGCCGGGCCAGTACATGCAAATTGCGTTCACGCCAACGCATGTGCGCCCCTATTCCATGGCGAACCTGCCGGGAGAAGACCTGCTCGAATTCCACATCCAGCTGATGCCCCGGGGCCGGGTCAGCAGCTACATTGCAGAGCAACTGAAGGTGGGGGACAAGGTCAAGGTCAAGGTCAGCGGGCCCCTGGGCGCCGCCTATCTGCGCCAGCAACACACGGGGCCGATGCTGTGCGTGGCGGGGGGCACAGGGCTGGCATCGGTGCTCTCGGTGGTGCGCGGCGCGGTGGCCGCTGGCATGCGCAACCCCATCCATCTGTACTTTGGCCTGCGCTCACCCCGCGAGCTGTATGGCCTGGCGTGGCTGGACGAGCTGCGCAGCCTGCACCCGGCGCTCAAGGTGCATGTGGTGGTGGCCTCGGGCGCAGACCCTGCCACCCAGCGGCGCGGCCTGGTGACCCAAGCCATCGAACAGGACCACGCCAGCCTGCGTGGCTGGCATGCCTACCTGTGCGGATCACCACCGATGGTGGAGACAACAACCCTGCTGGCGCTGGGCAAGGGCATGGAGACTTCCCACATCCATGCCGAAGCCTTTTACATGCAGGGTGACTGA
- a CDS encoding cupin domain-containing protein, producing the protein MTTDLTPSPVRLHAVAGKGQPDPTPELEALYRGFEQELLVPLWTQIGDLMPRHPQSKAVPHLWRWDRLKALAAQAGAIVPVGRGGERRAIALANPALGGRPFATPTLWAAIQYLMPGEDAPEHRHTQHAFRFVVEGEGVWTVVNGDAVRMSRGDFLPQAGWNWHAHHNAATEPMAWIDGLDIPFSYYTESQFFEVGREKLPPAERTAAERSYSERLWGHPGLRPVSMAQAQSATPLLAYRWVDTDRALADQFALEDEGQAGTLSPGHAAVRFTNPTTGADVLPTMRTEMHRVRSGGATRVHREVGSSVFQVFDGGGTVTVGERTWPVARGDLFVVPSWQPFSAQASAAGALDLFRFSDAPIFEALHSHRAQVAG; encoded by the coding sequence ATGACCACCGACCTGACGCCTTCACCTGTGCGGCTGCATGCCGTTGCGGGCAAAGGCCAACCCGACCCGACCCCCGAGCTGGAAGCGCTCTACCGAGGCTTCGAGCAAGAGCTGCTGGTACCGCTCTGGACGCAGATCGGCGACCTGATGCCCCGGCACCCCCAATCCAAGGCCGTGCCGCACTTGTGGCGCTGGGACCGCTTGAAGGCCCTGGCCGCACAGGCGGGCGCCATCGTGCCCGTGGGCCGTGGCGGGGAGCGCCGTGCGATTGCGCTGGCCAACCCTGCGCTAGGTGGGCGTCCCTTTGCCACGCCCACGCTGTGGGCCGCCATCCAGTACCTCATGCCCGGCGAAGACGCCCCTGAGCACCGGCACACGCAGCACGCGTTTCGCTTTGTGGTGGAAGGCGAGGGCGTCTGGACCGTGGTCAATGGCGATGCCGTGCGCATGTCGCGGGGCGACTTTCTGCCGCAGGCGGGCTGGAACTGGCATGCCCACCACAACGCAGCCACCGAGCCCATGGCCTGGATCGACGGCCTGGACATTCCGTTCTCGTACTACACCGAGAGCCAGTTTTTTGAAGTGGGACGCGAGAAGCTCCCGCCCGCCGAGCGCACCGCCGCCGAGCGCTCGTACTCCGAAAGGCTGTGGGGCCATCCCGGCCTGCGCCCGGTATCGATGGCGCAGGCGCAGTCCGCCACGCCCCTGTTGGCTTACCGCTGGGTGGACACCGACCGTGCCTTGGCCGACCAGTTCGCGTTGGAGGACGAAGGCCAGGCGGGCACGCTGAGCCCTGGGCATGCAGCGGTGCGCTTTACCAACCCCACCACTGGCGCCGACGTGCTGCCCACCATGCGGACCGAAATGCACCGCGTGCGCTCGGGCGGCGCGACACGGGTGCACCGCGAGGTGGGTTCGTCGGTGTTCCAGGTGTTCGATGGCGGCGGCACCGTCACGGTGGGCGAGCGCACCTGGCCCGTTGCGCGAGGCGACTTGTTTGTGGTGCCTTCGTGGCAGCCGTTCTCGGCCCAGGCATCTGCCGCTGGCGCGCTGGATCTGTTTCGCTTCAGTGATGCGCCGATTTTTGAGGCGCTGCACAGCCACCGTGCGCAGGTCGCAGGTTGA
- a CDS encoding LysR family transcriptional regulator produces MELSDIDLNLLVLFQQLMVERRVSKVADNLGITQPAVSNALAKLRRIFDDELFLRTSGGMVPTPFAEQLAEPVGYALGMIHSGLNQRKQFTPATLKRTITMGMTDIGEIVFLPALLERLGREAPGVTLNTVRNSATNLREDMEAGKVDLAIGLLPQLKAGFFQRRLFRQRYVCLFRKGHALDRPKLLLADYKAAEHLVIVSAGTGHGTVDELIQKSGIDRMVRLSVPHFVSVGHILQGTELVATVPERLAQKLVEPFGLVSRTHPVKLPEAPISVFWHAKVHREPVNQWLRGLVFELFGGDRPANDDVP; encoded by the coding sequence ATGGAGCTATCGGATATCGACCTGAACCTGCTGGTGCTGTTTCAGCAACTCATGGTCGAGCGGCGTGTGTCCAAGGTGGCCGACAACCTGGGGATCACACAGCCGGCTGTCAGCAATGCGCTGGCCAAGCTGCGCCGCATCTTTGACGACGAATTGTTCCTGCGCACCTCCGGCGGCATGGTGCCCACGCCCTTTGCCGAGCAGCTTGCCGAGCCCGTGGGCTACGCGCTGGGCATGATCCACAGCGGGCTGAACCAGCGCAAGCAGTTCACGCCCGCCACGCTCAAGCGCACCATCACCATGGGCATGACGGACATCGGCGAGATTGTTTTTTTGCCCGCCCTGCTGGAGCGCCTGGGCCGGGAGGCACCCGGTGTCACGTTGAACACGGTGCGCAACAGTGCCACCAATCTGCGCGAAGACATGGAGGCTGGCAAGGTGGACCTGGCCATCGGCCTGCTGCCACAGCTCAAAGCGGGCTTTTTTCAAAGACGTTTGTTCCGCCAGCGGTACGTGTGCCTCTTTCGCAAGGGGCACGCGCTGGACAGGCCAAAGCTGCTGCTCGCGGACTACAAGGCGGCAGAGCATCTGGTGATCGTGTCTGCAGGCACGGGGCACGGCACCGTCGACGAACTGATACAGAAGTCGGGCATCGATCGCATGGTGCGGCTGAGCGTGCCGCACTTCGTGAGCGTGGGCCATATCCTGCAAGGCACGGAACTTGTGGCCACCGTGCCCGAACGCCTTGCACAGAAACTGGTCGAGCCCTTTGGTCTGGTGTCGCGCACGCATCCGGTAAAGCTGCCTGAGGCGCCCATCAGTGTGTTCTGGCATGCCAAGGTGCATCGCGAGCCTGTGAACCAGTGGCTGCGCGGCTTGGTGTTCGAATTGTTTGGCGGCGACCGCCCTGCAAACGATGACGTTCCTTGA